One Xyrauchen texanus isolate HMW12.3.18 chromosome 34, RBS_HiC_50CHRs, whole genome shotgun sequence genomic window carries:
- the LOC127627995 gene encoding interferon-inducible GTPase 5-like isoform X2, with protein MDPSEDDSVITQEVLEDLKELISAQDLPSAADNIKHFLDQQDRVELNIAVTGESGSGKSTFINAFRGLEDDVEDAAETGEVETTKEPKAYKHPKYENVKFWDLPGIGTLKFKADEYLKLVQFERFDFFIIIASDRFRECHANLAKEIKRMKKNFYFIRSKIDSSIDGAKRRKNFDEKKTLDIIREDCVNGLREIGVEDPVVFLISSYHLNNYDFNSLHERMETELPQHKRHVLMLTVLNITMEIIERKKKALEKNISRVALLSAGAAAVPVPGLSVAVDIGLLVNETQKYKTAFGLDDESLQKISERSGKSVEFLTSVMKSVVCEGITAGSIILLLKQSSLYAAEEAVEEVLNFIPIIGSAVAAGLSFVAVSYMLKKILNEIAEDAKNVLLASQNNPM; from the exons atgGATCCATCAGAAGATGACTCTGTTATTACTCAGGAGGTGCTGGAAGATCTTAAAGAATTGATATCTGCTCAAGATCTGCCATCAGCTGCTGACAACATCAAACATTTCCTCGACCAGCAAGATCGTGTTGAGCTTAATATTGCTGTGACGGGGGAATCTGGTTCTGGAAAGTCCACATTTATCAATGCTTTTAGGGGTTTGGAAGATGATGTTGAGGATGCAGCTGAAACTGGTGAAGTGGAGACCACTAAAGAACCCAAAGCTTACAAACacccaaaatatgaaaatgtgaaaTTCTGGGATCTTCCTGGAATCGGAACACTAAAGTTCAAAGCTGATGAGTATCTTAAACTCGTTCAGTTTGAGCGCTTTGATTTTTTCATCATCATCGCTTCAGATCGTTTCAGAGAATGTCACGCTAACCTGGCAAAAGAGATCAAGAGAATGAAGAAGAATTTCTATTTTATTCGTTCCAAGATTGACTCCAGTATTGATGGTGCAAAGCGAAGAAAAAACTTTGATGAGAAAAAGACGCTGGACATCATACGAGAGGACTGTGTTAACG GTCTGAGAGAGATCGGTGTAGAGGATCCTGTTGTGTTCTTGATTTCTAGTTACCATCTCAACAACTATGATTTTAATTCACTGCATGAGAGGATGGAGACTGAACTCCCACAACACAAGAGACATGTGCTGATGTTGACTGTACTGAATATCACAATGGAGATTATTGAGAGAAAGAAGAAAGCTCTAGAGAAAAACATTTCAAGAGTAGCTTTATTATCTGCTGGTGCGGCTGCAGTTCCTGTTCCTGGTCTTTCAGTTGCTGTAGATATAGGTCTCTTAGTAAATGAGACACAAAAGTACAAGACTGCATTTGGTCTGGATGATGAATCTCTGCAGAAGATCAGTGAAAGATCTGGGAAGAGCGTTGAGTTTCTTACAAGTGTGATGAAATCAGTTGTGTGTGAAGGAATAACCGCTGGTTCAATTATTCTTCTGCTGAAACAAAGCTCTCTTTATGCAGCAGAAGAAGCTGTTGAGGAAGTTCTTAATTTTATACCCATTATAGGATCTGCTGTGGCTGCAGGATTGTCTTTTGTGGCAGTTTCATACATGCTGAAGAAAATTCTGAATGAAATAGCTGAAGATGCCAAGAATGTGCTTCTGGCATCACAAAATAATCCAATGTAA